The nucleotide sequence GAATTCTGCGACCGACGTGAAGCCCTCACGCCTCTCGTAACGGAAGTGCGCCAAGAGCACCAGGCAGCCGCACAGGAGGAACAGCGTGGACACGAAGATTCGCAGGACGCGCGACACGGGCCAGGGGTCGTCGTCGAAATAGTCTTCTCGGACGGGTCTCAAGAGCGGGGTGCTCTGGCTGTAACAGGCGGGCGTCGGCGTTACGGACGTGTTGGATGGCACGTGGTGCATTTTGAAGACCGTCGGCGATCCTCGCCGTGCTGTGGCTACCGTGAGCAGTTTGAGGGAATCTCTAGGGTCAGCTCCTGAAGAGGATGTCGTGGCTCTTCGGAACAGAAGCACTTGTGTTGTAGGTATACTATGCCGACTGAGTGGTATGCCGATTGACGGAACGGAATACGGTACTACTGTTTACGCTGATGCTGCTGCGGATAAGGAAGGGATCTGACGCCGGATTGGGTGGACGGATTTTGTGATAATCTCGATGTTGTTGATAGCGGCACGGGGAttactacccaagcagcacaatgtactgaaagtcgagcgcaATGATTGTGGACAGgtaggcggaaggccttgagcagacccgtgaaactaaagaacattgataagacacattcCGTACACCCCCATTGCTCTCGACTTTCAGTATTTTGTGCTGGTTGGGTTAGCTCTCCGTATAAAACGTGTCTAGCAGTGATAACCTGACTGATTACGAGCGTTTGTATTGCACGAAGCTAAGGGAAACATATATGTAGCTACAATGTAAAAGATAAGAAGCAGATGCCAATACAAAAACTACAATAAGGCATGTCATGATGGCGAGAGAAATAATGCGGCCATGTTGTTCGTTATGTCTGCAGAACAATTCTCTCGTTTCGAGGTCATTTTGCGTCACTATTAAAGGAACAGATGAATGCCCTTCCATCTCGTTTTTGCCTGCGGCGTATTGTGCAACAAGTAACATGCCCTCTTGCGCAAGAAGGATGAGAGTAGCTGAACTGTAGCGCGAGAAAGATGCCTCTGATCTGCGCACCCCGAAacaccctttccctctttctAAGAGCCCGCAAGTGAATGAGCGATGCTGACGTCACTCCGTGATGTGTGAGCGCCATGCCGTGTCAGTAGCAGACGGTGTTTCAGTTGGAAATGAGACGCATCGCGGCTGTTCGCTGCGGTCATGGTACATCACATGGATGTGATTACGTCACGCCAGGAGATCGGCCCGCACCTCCAATGTCACGCCGCACCGCACATGGTTAGTATCACGAGGCGTTTGTCGTGAATTGTGCCGCGACAAAGAGACCACACAGCCAAAAATATTGGGCATCGTGGCTCCTGATAGGTGTATTGTCATGAAGTACGACAACAAAGAACCCCACTCCTCCCCTCCTCCAAACACAGGATCTGGGTCCGCCACTGACCTCCATAGGTAGGACTCCtgtttgatgccaatacacacacgTGCGTTTTTCTCGTCGTTTCGCGGACTCGGTTTTACACCTGGGggggaaaaacacacacacgcaaggTATACCCTGCTGGAAACACTTCGGTTGGGTGTTTCTCAAGCACCTCGGCCCTTAAACCCATATTTTAAAAGTTAGCCAATTAATCTTATCTAATTAATTAGATGCAATGGAAAAGTAAGTAGCAACTAGAATACACGACTGTCAGCAACATTCAGTCGGTTTCATTTCCGTAGAAcgctcagtattttttttaacCATGTTGTACATTAGTtgggacacagtgtttgtgGTATTCATCATCCTGTGTATTTCCATGCTTTACTTCATACAAACATTTTCTTGTTCTGCTATGTATCTCCAGATTagattccttttttttatgaACGGAAACAATGACCAAGGATGGGTGCAGCCTGAATGTCATGGCTATATCAAGTGTGTCACGTAGACGTGAAGTGACGTTTGTCCTGGGTAAACCAGATACTGTAGCATATTTCGTTGCATACTCACTGCAATATTTTGTGATACCATACAGTGGTCAAAAAATGAATTTAATGCCACCACAAGAATGTTGCGATCTAGTAGTGCACTTGAGCAATAAATACAACTTGACGTTGCACTACGACGAAGCACGTTTCAAAGACAGCTAAGCATGTTGGCACCAGTATCGAAAAAGCATCGAATGAAGTTAGGTACACAAGGTGCAGGGTTAAAAGACAGTCTTGTGTTTGTCTGCTGTTCTTGCATAATCACTTCCAAATTCACGAATGAAAAACTAGCAACATTTTGCAGAGTATAAATACAGTTACTACTAACAATAAAGGATTACGTATGGCACCTCGTAGAATGTGAAAAATAATCTCGACGTTCCAAACTGCATTCCCGTATAGCGTGACAATCATGACCATTGCATTCCCGTATAATGTGACAATCATGATCATTGCATTCCCGTATAACGAGACTATCATGACCATTGCATTCCCGTATAATGTGACAATCATGATCATTGCATTCCCGTATAACGAGACTATCATGACCATTGCATTCCCGTATAATGTGACAATCATGATCATTGCATTCCCATATAACGAGACTATCATGACCACTGCATTCCCGTATAATGTGACAATCATGATCGTTGCATTCCCGTATAACGAGGCTATCATGACCACTCCCCTACCGTTTCTCCACTCCACTAGCATATTATTTGCAACCGAAGTCTATTCGTCTAACGTCACTGCTTAGTGTAGTATCTATAGCAACTATGTGCTTCCTTATGCTGTAGTACTTTCATGTGCAACGCTGTGTAAAACCCTACAGCGCGCAGGAATACTTTCCAGACCCTCTGTTACCGCTATGTACCGTGACACTTCTGCAAGAATTTATAGTTAATTTCATTTAAATGGTACCGcctgttattatatttgttgCATGCTACAGCTAACTGTAAATTAGAATCTTGAACTTGAACAATATGCCGAACACGTCTGTTATTTTCCTTTTACACTTCTATAACTGTACGTACCTTTCTGAGTAACACATTGCATTGCAGCATGTAACTGATAGTCCATTTATAGAACACTACTAATCTCTCACTCTTTCAATGCCTTATACCAATAACTTTTTAAAATTGCATAAAAATAGCTGTACTTTCCCAATGCAATGCATCATCAGGCAGCCAAAGAATAAAGACAGCTTGCTGCCTTCtcaagaaagagaaaaaaaaaagtgctattTCCTGCGTCTTCTAAAAAAATTATTGCCTTTGTCCTATGATACAACCAACTGCCTCAGTGGTATGGCCACTGACCTTGCATCGATCCCTCCCTACTTTTTAACTGTGAGGCGTGTGACACTCGTGAGGGAGAGCTCCTCTGCGTGGGTAGAAGATGTGCCTGAGGGAATAGTTGAGCAGGTTGGTGACGTGGGACATGTAGATGTCCGAATAGCGGAAGAGACGTCGAGAGAAGTAGGTGGGGTTGTGGTGGGTACGGAAGATGCTGCCAAACTGCGGGTTGAACAAGGACTTGGTCGTCTTCCTGGAGGAGGTGAAAAGGGTCGAGTTCTGTCACGCTTGTTCTTGTTGTACACAGAGTCTATTTGTAGGAACTTGTGCGGACGGTGTGCCAACTACCCTGTTCCATGTGAGGGAACAGGGTAGTTGGCACACCGTCCGGACTTGTAGACGTTGGAAGGATAAAGCTTGATCCTGCCATAATTTTGCTGTCCAGTGTGACTTTGGCGACTAAACACTGTTCCTTCCAAATTTTTTCCCACCTTGATGTTCAAGGACACCATGTGGGCATGACTGTTAAATACAGTGATGGCAAACAGCTAATGGTGGCAAGAATGTCCTGATTTGCATTTGAGCCATACTGTTCTTGCCAGTTGTCCTTCACCAGCACACAAATTTCCACAGATATGTCAAATTGAAATCAATGTGGCTGCTCCACCTACCTCAATTGGTCACGTTCCTGAAGGAGCTGCTCTATGAAGTCTGAAATGTCCTCATGATCCTAGAGAGCAGATTGAAAACAGAATAAATACAATGTGCAGGAAATTGTCTGAAGCTGGAAATTTAGCAGAATCACAGATAGGCTCCTGCCTCATAGCTAATGCAGCAAATAGCATAGAGCATTGCCATGGTCCTTGAATGGAGCTAGTGACCTCTTTGCCTCGGTGACTAGCATTTGTCAAGATGTAGTCATCACATGACATGGCATAACATTCTTTGTTGAATGtgcaaaaggaaaaagaaggtcATAACGGTTGGTTACCTGCATTTCTTCAATAAGATGTTGCAGAGATTGAAGCCAGCTCACAGTGTGTCTAAATTCCTCAGAGTTGAGTGTCTTAATCTCATTCTGAAAGTGTGTGAAATTACAAGCAACATGATTGTTAAAATCTAGTCCATGATCTTCATTTAGGATCACACAGTTCATGCTCAGGAAGGAAATAAAGGGAGGAAAAGTCATTTGAATTACATTCTAGTATCGTATGTATTGCTGTCCTGACTGTGTATTGCCATGTACTGTCTGTCTCTACTGCGTATACCACTACATGTTTAACAGAAGTCCCCCAGCTGAATAATTTCGAAACAGTTGAAGCTATCAGAAACACTGATATGcatctcttgcggctgttcttTATCTTCTGACACCCCTGTCTGTGAAACCAGATGGACCTTTGCAGACTGTCAAAGTTAATGCAACCAAAGTCAAGAGAACTAAAGGCTGTTTTGCTAAAACAAGATTAGCAATGAGCAAATTAGAATGGTGCAAGTGAGATGgtgtactgtactgtacaatACAAAGAGGACAATACAAGACTCAAAGACTCTGGTGCAGAAACTGGGAGCAACGGACGGTCATGTATCGGTGCACATTTTGTTGGATTTGAGTTCTGGCCTGAGTCCAGACTGGTGCTACAAAAGAAGAGCAAGAAAAGAGACTGACCGCTAGCTCCCAGATGATGGCCCCGGTCCTCCATCCATAGTTAAGTGTCAAATCAGCTAAATCACTGTAGATTTGGTCACCAAAGTACAGCACAGTATTGCCACTCCAGCCAGTCATCTGTTGCAGCTGAGTAACAGTACCCTGTGCAGGCATAATACAGTAATGtagtaaacaacaacaaagcatTGCTCAAAAATCAATGGAGTGTTCAGATGGTTGGAAATATACCTACCTCAATGTATACCTTGTTTTTCTCCAGCTTTGTCACCTTCTCCCAGAGCTGGCTCTTTGTAGCTGGATCGTAAATACGGAAGGGCCTACCGGAAAAACATAAGTTTAAATTACTTAATCAATTAGTCTATTTTATTAATCAATATAGATACTAAACAAAACATAATCACTATGCTTTTCATGTTATCATTAGAAGTATGCGCGGTCGAGGGTGTACCCGCGAATCCGCGCGGATGCCCGCACTGATCTCTGATTTGCGGGTAGAAAATGTAACTTGATGCGGGTCGTGCGGGTACCCACGCTATACCCGCGTTCATGCTTTTTTTCGTGAAATAAACGCGCAAAAGACCGGACTTTCAGTGCGTTTTATGATAATTTGATGACCATTCTTTCAACAATTATGTATCATGCATTTGATGTACAAAATGTAAAGTGTAATTAAACATCCACAAACCCTTTCGGGTTTTTCTACTTTGCGCTGCAGTACTCTAACTTCTGCAACTCGGCTGCACGCCCCTGTGGTGCAGGTCTACGGAGATACCCGCACGCGGAGATACCCTGGTGCGGGTAGCTCCACCAAAAATTTGTGCGGATTGGGAGACTGTGTTTGCGGGTGCAGTACGAGTCGGGTCGATAATTACATCCCACGCAGACCTCTAGTTATCATCATCCACTTATGTCAAAGCATGTATGATATGCTCTGTAAAAATGTAATCAGTGACTCACCTATGATGAAATTCGACTGAACCCCCAAGACAGGGAAAACACAGACGATCACAAACACATTTGTGCTAAAGAATGCGTTTGTGATCGTCTGTGttttccttgtctcggggttcAGTCAAATTTAATCATGTATCGCCCGTTAGCCTGCATTTTGACTCTTATTCATGACTCACCTATGTTGGTCAGTGAAGAACTTTGGTTTCCTTGCTTGGACAATGACCACGTCAAAGAGGTCTTGCCAGTTCTCTCCTATCATGTACCTCATACCTACGTCTCTGTAGCAGAAGACGAAGAATCGTCACATACTTTCATTTAACTTGGGTTACAGTCAATAGGAAACACTTACGTGAGGCATAACCTCAAGCCCTACACAAACAATTCAATGTGTATTAGGTAAGCATGTAACAGGACATGTAATACAACCCTGCGTGATCCCAAAAGGGCAAGATCTCTTTAGGAAAACAGTTATTTGTGTACAACCCTGTGTCCACAACTCCTAAAGAGCTCGTTCCTTTCTAACATGTTACGAAACTCGACTAATTCAACAAAATGAGTTAGCATGCCTGGCTGATCCACTAAACAATCAGGGACAAAAACTGTACAGAGAAATTTCCTTTATCTATGTATGTACGACAGGCCTCACATGCTTAAATCATGATATATGTGCTTAGTGGCAGGGCACCCATAGGATATAGTTAGGACATTCCTGCTAATGTCCCAGAAATGTAACTGTTGGGACTTTATCAGAAAGGGGAGGCTTCATATGTCATTAAAAGTCAGGAGACATCAGTTGGTCATATGGATACAACCCAGTGTGG is from Ornithodoros turicata isolate Travis chromosome 8, ASM3712646v1, whole genome shotgun sequence and encodes:
- the LOC135367109 gene encoding 5'-nucleotidase domain-containing protein 3-like isoform X2 codes for the protein MSQIKVYGFDYDYTLAVYTEELHYLIYDLGRDWLINKFKYPKDIAQLEYRPGFAIRGLQYDIKKGVLMKMDLFHQIQFCSVYRGLTPLTKEETTRTYGGAYIPQYMIRGSAEQGANMKQLNDLFSVPEICLLSNVTEYFEKHNIAYNPEILFFDIQNAISSIHPVIHSTLNENNISQYLEKHADLMTFLERLRNADKEMFLVTNSPFKFVDVGMRYMIGENWQDLFDVVIVQARKPKFFTDQHRPFRIYDPATKSQLWEKVTKLEKNKVYIEGTVTQLQQMTGWSGNTVLYFGDQIYSDLADLTLNYGWRTGAIIWELANEIKTLNSEEFRHTVSWLQSLQHLIEEMQDHEDISDFIEQLLQERDQLRKTTKSLFNPQFGSIFRTHHNPTYFSRRLFRYSDIYMSHVTNLLNYSLRHIFYPRRGALPHECHTPHS